One Candidatus Deferrimicrobium sp. DNA segment encodes these proteins:
- a CDS encoding branched-chain amino acid ABC transporter permease: MDANLVAAQLFSGLTSAMTLFLVASGLSLIFGVVNVFNFAHGSFYLIGAYFAYQVVSVTGLPFWPGVLLAAAGAGIAGVVMEYVFLRRIYGRGGEAGFQILLTYSFILIIDDVVKMIWGTDYKSIERPESLSASFTLGDISVPRYDLVVILVGILVAVGMWWLIRKTRFGRNLRAISANREMASCLGVNVPLTLSLVFGLATALGGLSGALSAPTRTVTPGAGIEVIIGSLIVVVIGGLGNFWGAFVGALIIGEVTAFGILFLPQWAILFSYAVMALVLVFRPEGLLARRGGA, encoded by the coding sequence TTGGACGCGAACCTCGTAGCGGCGCAACTGTTCAGCGGGCTCACCTCCGCGATGACGCTCTTCCTCGTGGCGTCGGGGCTCTCCCTGATCTTCGGCGTCGTCAACGTCTTCAACTTCGCCCACGGCTCCTTCTACCTCATCGGGGCGTACTTCGCCTACCAGGTGGTCTCGGTCACCGGCCTCCCGTTCTGGCCGGGAGTCCTCCTCGCGGCGGCGGGGGCAGGGATCGCCGGAGTGGTCATGGAATACGTGTTCCTTCGCCGGATCTACGGGCGGGGAGGGGAGGCGGGGTTCCAGATCCTGCTCACCTACAGCTTCATCCTGATCATCGACGACGTGGTGAAGATGATCTGGGGGACGGACTACAAATCGATCGAGCGCCCGGAATCCTTGAGCGCCTCCTTCACTCTCGGGGACATTTCCGTCCCGCGGTACGACCTCGTCGTGATCCTCGTGGGGATCCTGGTGGCCGTGGGGATGTGGTGGCTCATCCGGAAGACGCGCTTCGGGCGGAACCTGCGGGCGATCTCGGCGAACCGGGAGATGGCGTCGTGCCTCGGGGTGAACGTGCCGCTTACGTTGAGCCTCGTCTTCGGGCTGGCGACCGCCTTGGGCGGGCTCTCCGGAGCCCTCTCCGCGCCGACGCGGACGGTGACGCCGGGGGCGGGGATCGAGGTCATCATCGGCTCGCTCATCGTGGTGGTGATCGGGGGCCTGGGAAACTTCTGGGGTGCGTTCGTCGGGGCGCTGATCATCGGGGAGGTGACCGCCTTCGGCATCCTGTTCCTGCCTCAGTGGGCCATCCTCTTCAGCTACGCCGTCATGGCTCTCGTCCTCGTGTTCCGTCCGGAGGGGCTGCTGGCGAGAAGGGGGGGCGCGTGA